One window of the Streptomyces sp. ITFR-21 genome contains the following:
- a CDS encoding alkaline phosphatase family protein, protein MAGLTRRRLLGSAAGAVGGTAALSLLPASVQRAVAAGPPRRSSIQDIEHVVLLMQENRSFDHYFGTLSGVRGFGDPDALRLSTGRSVFYQPDPVNPDGYLLPFHLDTKTTSAQAIPSTSHAWSVQHQAWNNGKMDKWLPAHRSADGANGPYVMGYYNREDIPFQFALAETFTLCDSYFCSVMGPTWPNRLYWMTGTIDPGGTAGGPVISNSAPKPYTWTTYAERLQAAGVSWKVYQQDDDYGCNMLENFQHFIDAKPGSALYERGVRPGPAGAFEDDARNDRLPTVSWIIPTSTQSEHPDYLPAAGADFVARKIEAIAANPAVWAKTAFILNYDENDGLFDHVAPPTAPAGTAGEYVQNLPIGAGFRVPAIVVSPWTVGGWVAGETFDHTSPLRLLEHLTGVQEPNISAWRRRTFGDLTSVFRFTDTRPTPPPLPDDTAERLEQAEQEVATLPRPVLPGATQPVPRQEPGSRPHV, encoded by the coding sequence ATGGCCGGGTTGACACGACGCAGGCTCCTCGGATCCGCGGCGGGCGCCGTCGGCGGTACGGCCGCGCTCTCGCTGCTGCCCGCCAGCGTGCAGCGGGCGGTGGCGGCGGGCCCGCCGCGCCGCAGCTCCATCCAGGACATCGAGCACGTCGTCCTGCTCATGCAGGAGAACCGCTCGTTCGACCACTACTTCGGCACCCTGTCCGGCGTGCGCGGCTTCGGCGACCCGGACGCGCTGCGGCTGTCCACCGGCCGCTCGGTGTTCTACCAGCCGGACCCGGTGAACCCCGACGGCTACCTGCTGCCCTTCCATCTGGACACCAAGACGACCAGTGCGCAGGCCATCCCGTCCACCAGCCACGCCTGGTCCGTGCAGCACCAGGCGTGGAACAACGGCAAGATGGACAAGTGGCTGCCCGCCCACCGCTCGGCGGACGGCGCCAACGGTCCCTACGTGATGGGCTACTACAACCGCGAGGACATCCCCTTCCAGTTCGCCCTCGCCGAGACCTTCACCCTCTGCGACAGCTACTTCTGCTCGGTGATGGGCCCCACCTGGCCGAACCGCCTGTACTGGATGACCGGCACCATCGACCCCGGCGGCACCGCCGGCGGCCCGGTCATCTCCAACAGCGCGCCCAAGCCGTACACCTGGACCACCTACGCCGAGCGGCTCCAGGCGGCCGGCGTGAGCTGGAAGGTCTACCAGCAGGACGACGACTACGGCTGCAACATGCTGGAGAACTTCCAGCACTTCATCGACGCCAAGCCGGGCTCCGCGCTGTACGAGCGGGGCGTGCGGCCGGGACCGGCGGGCGCGTTCGAGGACGACGCGCGCAACGACCGGCTGCCGACCGTCTCCTGGATCATCCCCACCAGCACCCAGTCCGAGCACCCCGACTACCTGCCGGCCGCCGGCGCGGACTTCGTGGCCCGGAAGATCGAGGCGATCGCGGCCAACCCCGCGGTGTGGGCGAAGACCGCGTTCATCCTCAACTACGACGAGAACGACGGCCTGTTCGACCATGTGGCGCCGCCCACCGCGCCCGCGGGCACGGCCGGCGAGTACGTGCAGAACCTGCCGATCGGCGCCGGATTCCGGGTGCCGGCCATCGTCGTCTCGCCGTGGACCGTCGGCGGCTGGGTCGCCGGTGAGACCTTCGACCACACCTCCCCGCTGCGGCTGCTGGAACACCTCACCGGCGTCCAGGAGCCCAACATCTCCGCCTGGCGACGCCGTACCTTCGGCGATCTGACCTCGGTGTTCCGCTTCACCGACACCCGCCCCACCCCGCCGCCGCTGCCGGACGACACGGCCGAGCGGCTGGAGCAGGCCGAGCAGGAGGTGGCGACGCTGCCCAGACCGGTGCTGCCGGGCGCCACCCAGCCCGTACCCCGCCAGGAGCCGGGCAGCCGCCCGCACGTATAG